A segment of the Huiozyma naganishii CBS 8797 chromosome 12, complete genome genome:
AAGTGCGTGAGGTACAGAGACAACGCCGTGTTCATCCGCGGCAATGAGGTCATTTGGTTTGATGGTCTGGACCGCGGAATCGCTACAGAGCATATCCAAGTCAACGTTGACTGCTACTGGTTTCACGGTCAGCTTACTTGCACAGGCTCCAACACCGTAGCTGTGCACTGGGAAACTCAGGTCCCGGAACTCAGACATATCCCTGACACGACCAAACACTATGCACCCTCGACATGCTTGATGCTGCGCCCTCGTAGCCATCAGGCCACCAAAGACAGCCACGGTTGGTTTGACGTAGGGCGCTACATCCCTTTGCAAAGGTGGCGTCAGTGCTATGACCATAACTGAGCCAGCGGGCACCTCATCGATGAAGTTCACCGTATCTCTAGGATCATCGACCGGCGCAAAAAGAACAGTGTATGCCTTTCCCA
Coding sequences within it:
- the KNAG0L00850 gene encoding bifunctional 4-hydroxy-4-methyl-2-oxoglutarate aldolase/oxaloacetate decarboxylase (similar to Saccharomyces cerevisiae YER010C; ancestral locus Anc_7.158); the encoded protein is MEDDAACQELAEFTTCDISDGLLNLYDIPTGGYFPNLVQRSKSGSDKTTVGKAYTVLFAPVDDPRDTVNFIDEVPAGSVMVIALTPPLQRDVAPYVKPTVAVFGGLMATRAQHQACRGCIVFGRVRDMSEFRDLSFPVHSYGVGACASKLTVKPVAVNVDLDMLCSDSAVQTIKPNDLIAADEHGVVSVPHALVDTSKLIRYIRKSVEVDEQVAADIIDGAPAKESQKQRRAVLRDYL